A region from the Haloarcula limicola genome encodes:
- the glyA gene encoding serine hydroxymethyltransferase: MTYDTVRETDPAVADALEGERARQNDTLAMIASENHVSEAVMEAQSSELTNKYAEGYPGERYYGGCEYADDVEELAIERAQELWGADHVNVQPHSGSQANMGVYLAVLDPGDKILSLDLTHGGHLSHGHPANFAGQVYEVEQYEVDAETGYIDYEGLADHAEEFDPDIIVSGYSAYPREVDFERIQETADAADAYHLADIAHITGLVAAGVHESPVGVADFVTGSTHKTIRAGRGGIIMCEEEYADDVDAAVFPGSQGGPLMHNVAGKAVGFGEALDPEFEAYAEQTVANAKALGDRLQEHGLDLVSDGTDNHLVLVDLRPSHPDTTGKAVEEALEDAGIVLNANTVPGETRSAFNPSGIRAGTPALTTRGFDEDACREVADLIYDVVDAPGDEDVVAKVGDRVDELTDEYTLYE, encoded by the coding sequence ATGACCTACGACACCGTCCGCGAGACGGACCCTGCGGTCGCCGACGCCCTCGAGGGCGAGCGCGCACGCCAGAACGACACACTCGCGATGATCGCCAGCGAGAACCACGTCTCCGAGGCCGTCATGGAGGCCCAGAGTTCCGAACTCACCAACAAGTACGCCGAGGGCTACCCCGGCGAGCGCTACTACGGTGGTTGTGAGTACGCTGACGACGTCGAGGAACTCGCCATCGAACGCGCCCAGGAACTGTGGGGTGCGGACCACGTCAACGTCCAGCCCCACTCGGGCTCGCAGGCCAACATGGGCGTCTATCTGGCCGTCCTCGACCCGGGCGACAAGATCCTCTCTCTGGACCTCACCCACGGCGGCCACCTCTCGCACGGCCACCCCGCGAACTTCGCCGGGCAGGTCTACGAAGTCGAACAGTACGAAGTGGACGCCGAAACCGGGTACATCGACTACGAGGGCCTCGCAGACCACGCCGAAGAGTTCGACCCCGACATCATCGTCTCGGGCTACTCGGCGTACCCCCGAGAGGTCGACTTCGAGCGGATTCAGGAAACCGCCGACGCCGCCGACGCCTACCACCTCGCGGACATCGCCCACATCACGGGCTTGGTCGCCGCAGGCGTCCACGAGTCGCCCGTCGGCGTCGCCGACTTCGTCACTGGCTCGACGCACAAGACCATCCGCGCGGGCCGGGGCGGCATCATCATGTGCGAGGAGGAGTACGCCGACGACGTCGACGCGGCGGTGTTCCCCGGTTCGCAGGGCGGCCCGCTGATGCACAACGTCGCGGGCAAAGCGGTCGGCTTCGGCGAGGCGCTCGACCCCGAGTTCGAGGCGTACGCCGAACAGACCGTCGCCAACGCGAAGGCGCTGGGCGACCGTCTCCAAGAGCACGGCCTGGACCTCGTCTCCGATGGCACGGACAACCACCTCGTCCTCGTCGATTTGCGACCCTCCCATCCCGACACGACCGGCAAGGCAGTCGAAGAAGCCCTCGAAGACGCGGGCATCGTCCTCAACGCGAACACGGTGCCGGGCGAGACCCGGTCGGCGTTCAACCCCTCGGGTATCCGCGCGGGGACGCCGGCGCTGACGACGCGGGGCTTCGACGAGGACGCCTGTCGCGAAGTGGCCGACCTCATCTACGACGTCGTCGACGCCCCCGGCGACGAGGACGTGGTCGCGAAGGTCGGCGACCGCGTCGACGAACTGACCGACGAGTACACGCTCTACGAGTAA
- a CDS encoding NUDIX hydrolase: MPSLSTFEDDAFTRRVTRAVDESTFETYRARIQNGLEWAVGALTEDGEGRVLFVYDDGRWMLPGGGVEAGESRETALVREVREETGVEIAVGELLAVTEVTLTEGDRETRFHFGTYRATPEDTELSSDPGLADEGIERVEWKGELPDGCLDHDLIRRVR, encoded by the coding sequence ATGCCCTCGCTCTCGACCTTCGAGGACGACGCGTTTACCCGGCGGGTCACCCGGGCGGTCGACGAAAGCACGTTCGAGACGTACCGCGCGCGCATCCAGAACGGACTGGAGTGGGCCGTCGGCGCGCTGACCGAAGACGGGGAGGGCCGCGTGCTGTTCGTCTACGACGACGGCCGGTGGATGCTCCCCGGCGGCGGCGTCGAGGCCGGCGAGAGCCGCGAGACGGCGCTGGTCCGCGAGGTCCGCGAGGAGACCGGTGTCGAGATCGCCGTGGGGGAACTGCTCGCCGTGACCGAGGTGACGCTGACCGAGGGCGACCGCGAGACGCGGTTCCACTTCGGCACCTATCGCGCGACGCCCGAGGACACCGAACTGTCGTCTGATCCCGGCCTCGCCGACGAGGGGATCGAACGCGTCGAGTGGAAAGGGGAGCTTCCGGACGGCTGTCTGGATCACGACCTCATACGGCGCGTGCGGTGA
- a CDS encoding CHAT domain-containing protein — MRESATWPIPRPTDESFSAETGRLHLPGTDVTVTGLECNAQYHLSRAAELPEGAFLVTGTVERATGERDDPFATDGVRVHVRFDGPASLRPTREGTVLSLWESTPITLGFSEATTGLERVQVPETVAGLAEGFSCLSAAHHAMAPSRSHPAQRDHPPLLTTGETASIPDEIARQRPETGIELRLPETVESVFVAAPLAFYLGASVTVGDRDRPVLTAAGTDVDREFSPLPGFQTEAAAMLRRVFYLDCLVRRVDPERNADLVEACSLDPEAVRALSPAGRLERYLSFPSAAIQDGLPEWHLSTHVDPSLGRARCLPFLLDKLSLVYLPDGAELDRRDLLDRTLTDAYPTRGTPATAARVEPSGDSARVRAWLAPGTPVDAFKPTTAAYENRYRYRDRGGDRLRVSVVLNDSTMSDERGAVTDIYRAADLPMDVTVTERLTRAELADVFESRNDFVHFIGHCESDGLRCPDGTLSAETLSDVRTRTFFLNACGSYDEGLALVESGAVAGAVTFTDVLDRHAAMVGTAFARLLSNGFSIHRALSLARRRIVMGKDYAVVGDGTHALVPSPTNPAVVWLTETDAGYDVVCEVVTPRAGERYRLPFGSVTALNGRRTALSVDAATLVETLESVSVPVVYDGDFHWSGDLATRLAESV, encoded by the coding sequence GTGCGAGAGTCTGCCACGTGGCCGATTCCGCGTCCGACCGACGAGAGTTTCAGCGCCGAGACCGGGCGGCTCCACCTCCCGGGGACGGACGTGACGGTGACCGGACTGGAGTGTAACGCGCAGTATCACCTCTCGCGCGCCGCGGAACTGCCCGAAGGTGCCTTCCTCGTCACCGGGACGGTCGAACGGGCGACGGGCGAGCGAGACGACCCGTTCGCGACCGACGGAGTCCGGGTCCACGTCCGGTTCGACGGGCCGGCCTCGCTGCGGCCGACGCGCGAGGGGACGGTCCTCTCGCTGTGGGAGTCTACCCCGATCACGTTGGGGTTCAGCGAGGCGACGACCGGCCTCGAACGGGTACAGGTCCCCGAGACGGTCGCCGGACTCGCCGAAGGCTTCTCCTGTCTGAGTGCCGCCCACCACGCGATGGCCCCCTCGCGGTCCCATCCGGCACAGCGCGACCATCCGCCGCTCCTGACGACCGGCGAGACCGCGTCGATTCCCGACGAAATCGCGCGACAGCGCCCCGAGACCGGTATCGAACTGCGCCTCCCCGAGACGGTCGAGTCCGTCTTCGTCGCCGCGCCGCTCGCGTTCTACCTCGGCGCGTCGGTCACTGTCGGCGACCGCGACCGCCCCGTGTTGACCGCGGCGGGGACGGACGTCGACCGCGAGTTCTCACCGCTCCCGGGCTTCCAGACGGAGGCCGCCGCGATGCTCAGGCGGGTGTTCTACCTCGACTGTCTGGTCCGGCGGGTGGACCCCGAACGGAACGCCGACCTCGTCGAGGCGTGCTCGCTGGATCCCGAGGCGGTGCGAGCGCTCTCGCCGGCGGGCCGACTGGAGCGATACCTCTCGTTCCCGTCGGCCGCGATACAGGATGGCCTCCCCGAGTGGCATCTCTCGACGCATGTAGACCCCTCGCTCGGTCGGGCCCGGTGCCTCCCGTTCCTGCTCGACAAGTTGAGTCTCGTCTATCTGCCCGATGGCGCTGAACTCGACCGACGGGACCTCCTCGACCGGACGCTCACCGACGCGTATCCGACGCGCGGGACCCCCGCGACGGCGGCGAGGGTCGAACCGAGCGGCGATTCGGCTCGCGTCCGTGCGTGGCTGGCGCCGGGGACGCCGGTCGACGCCTTCAAGCCGACGACCGCGGCCTACGAGAACCGCTATCGCTACCGCGATCGGGGCGGCGACCGCCTCCGGGTGTCGGTCGTGCTGAACGACTCGACGATGTCGGACGAGCGCGGCGCGGTGACCGACATCTACCGGGCGGCGGATCTGCCGATGGACGTGACCGTCACCGAGCGACTGACGAGGGCCGAACTCGCGGACGTCTTCGAGTCCCGGAACGACTTCGTCCACTTCATCGGCCACTGCGAGAGCGACGGGCTTCGCTGTCCAGACGGGACGCTCTCGGCGGAGACCCTCTCGGACGTCCGGACGCGGACTTTCTTCCTGAACGCCTGCGGCTCCTACGACGAGGGGTTGGCCCTCGTCGAGAGCGGTGCGGTCGCCGGGGCCGTCACGTTCACCGACGTCCTCGACCGTCACGCGGCGATGGTCGGGACGGCCTTCGCACGGCTGCTGAGCAACGGATTCAGCATCCACCGCGCGCTCTCACTCGCCCGCCGACGCATCGTGATGGGGAAGGACTACGCCGTCGTCGGCGACGGGACGCACGCGCTCGTGCCGAGTCCGACCAATCCCGCGGTGGTCTGGCTGACGGAGACCGACGCGGGTTACGACGTCGTCTGCGAAGTCGTGACGCCGCGGGCCGGGGAGCGATACCGCCTCCCGTTCGGGAGCGTGACCGCGCTCAACGGCAGGCGGACCGCCCTCTCGGTGGACGCCGCGACGCTCGTCGAGACGCTCGAATCCGTCTCGGTCCCCGTCGTCTACGACGGCGACTTCCACTGGTCGGGCGACCTGGCGACCCGGCTCGCCGAATCGGTCTGA
- a CDS encoding bifunctional methylenetetrahydrofolate dehydrogenase/methenyltetrahydrofolate cyclohydrolase: MTEIIDGDAVAQSIRDDLSTAIDQLDAEGIRPSLATVLMSDDPASETYVSMKQDDCAEVGIEAIDIEIDPDADGSELYDTIDDLNADGNVDGILVQMPVPDHVSDREVLRAIDPEKDVDGFHPENVGRLVAGDARYKPCTPHGIQKLIESAGVDTEGKEAVVVGRSDIVGKPMANLFIQKAPGGNATTTVCHSRTEDLAAKTREADVLVAAAGVPEMIDGDMIQEGATVIDVGINRVDADNEKGYELVGDVAYESAKERAGAITPVPGGVGPMTRAMLLYNTVKAAGLQHGVAVDLP, translated from the coding sequence ATGACAGAGATAATCGACGGTGACGCCGTCGCCCAGTCGATTCGCGACGACCTCTCGACGGCCATCGACCAGCTGGACGCCGAGGGGATTCGGCCGTCGCTGGCGACGGTCCTCATGAGCGACGACCCGGCCAGCGAGACGTACGTCTCGATGAAACAGGACGACTGCGCCGAGGTCGGCATCGAGGCCATCGACATCGAGATCGACCCCGACGCCGACGGGAGCGAACTGTACGACACCATCGACGACCTGAACGCCGACGGGAACGTCGACGGCATTCTCGTTCAGATGCCAGTCCCCGACCACGTCTCCGACCGCGAGGTCCTGCGAGCCATCGACCCCGAGAAGGACGTCGACGGCTTCCACCCCGAGAACGTCGGTCGCCTCGTGGCTGGTGACGCCCGCTACAAGCCCTGTACGCCCCATGGGATTCAGAAGCTCATCGAGTCCGCGGGCGTCGATACCGAGGGCAAGGAGGCGGTCGTCGTCGGGCGGTCGGACATCGTCGGCAAGCCGATGGCGAACCTGTTCATCCAGAAAGCGCCGGGCGGGAACGCGACGACGACGGTGTGTCACTCCCGGACCGAGGACCTCGCGGCGAAGACCCGCGAGGCGGACGTCCTCGTCGCCGCGGCGGGCGTCCCCGAGATGATCGACGGCGACATGATTCAGGAGGGCGCGACGGTCATCGACGTGGGCATCAACCGCGTGGACGCCGACAACGAGAAGGGCTACGAGTTAGTCGGCGACGTGGCGTACGAGAGCGCGAAGGAGCGGGCGGGCGCGATCACGCCGGTCCCCGGCGGCGTCGGCCCGATGACCCGCGCGATGTTGCTGTACAACACCGTCAAAGCGGCGGGCCTCCAGCACGGCGTCGCGGTCGACCTCCCGTAG